CTCTCGTTAATAGTTGTGACCAATATTAAAGCATAAGTCTCAAACTTTCTAAGCTTGGCTGCAATTCTTACTATTCGCAAAAAACATATCCCAAAGTTGTCAAAAAAATGTCGAATCCGCTGCTAAACATCCTAGATATCGAACAACTGGACTTAAACCTGTTTCGATCCCGTCAGCATCAGGAAAACCATCGGCATCATTTGTTTGGCGGCCAGGTACTGGGCCAATCGTTAATGGCCGCAGCCCGCACTGTAGAGGGGCGCATGCCCCACTCCATGCACGCCTATTTTATGCGCGCAGGCGTGAGCGATATTCCCGTAATTTACGATGTAGACCCAATACGCGATGGCGGCAGCTTTACCACCCGGCGCGTGGTTGCCCGCCAGCGAGGCCGCGCCATTTTTAATATGTCTTGCTCTTTTCATATAGAAGAGCCGGGTTTCGAGCACCAGATGTCGTTGGCAACCATGCCGCCGGGGCCCGATGACCTGCCCAAAACCAGCTTCGTAAAGGCCGATGCCCAAGCCGGCAGCAGCGATGTACACGCCATGTACTTTGACTTGCGCTCCGCCCAACCCGACATGTACACCAGCACTGAAGCCTTTGCCCCAACCAGCGAGTTTTGGATGCGCTCAGTGGCCAAGCTGCCAGACGACCCGCTCCTGCATTGCGCGGCACTTGCCTATGCAAGCGACATAGGGCTGATGGCCACCTCCACCCTGCCGCACGCCACCTCGATCATGTCGCCAGAACTTATGCCCGCCAGTATTGATCACGCCATGTGGTTTCACCGGGATTTCCGCATAGACAACTGGCTGCTCTACAGTACAGATAGCCCCTGGGCGGGCGGCGCCCGGGGCCTGAACAGAGGCCTGGTTTACGACCAGCAAGGCAGGCTTGTGGCCTCTACCATGCAAGAGGGGCTGATTCGGCCTATCAAGCCCCGTTAGAGCGCCAAATTTCGGCAGGGCTTCTATACTGGGTGGGCAAACTCATTTTTGTGGAGCCCACTATGACCCAGACCTGCATTTCAGACGCAATAGAAATACTTGAGGAGTTGAGCGCCTGTCTGGACGATGCCTACTGGGAGGCGGCCACCATCGGGGATAAAGACCGTTTCTACAACCTGATTTACGCCATCAACCGCGAGCTCTCGGAATTGAGCAAGCTAAGCGTACAAGACCACAACCTGGCCTATGAGCGCATTAGCCAGGAATTTACCCAAGCCAAAGAGCGCCTGAGCGACCTTAAAAAATCACCCGAAACCTATGTACGCCGCTCGCGCACAGCGCAAAATCTTTCAGACTGCCTGCACAGGCTTGATCAACTGCTGCGCTAAGGCACACCGGCTGCAATTATGAGGCGTAAATCCGCGCCTCAGTCCTCAGCATTAAAGTTATAGCCAGACCACAAGAAGCCCTTCGCTATCTAGTCCAAAATTGTTTAACGAAAGCCCATTCGGCACTGGCGAAGCGGCAAGTTTGAACAATACTTAATCATACCGGTGCCGCCCACCCCCCAACTCGATTTGCGGTGCCGGTGCTATGTAAATAGCTGGTTTCTAGGATTTTATCCTTTATGTTTCACTCCTAAAATGGTCTTGGCCCGGCATTCCCCCCCAGAAATGCCGGGATTTTTTTGCCCGCGATTTATGCACCCGCGTGCACTTGCGCCAGGCACTCTAAAAATAAATTAAGCAGCCGTGCAGGCCTTGGCGAAAGCCGCCAAATGGCCTCGAACTGGCACTGGTAATTGAAATCTTCATGCTCTATGCGCCGCAGGCGGCCTGCTGCAACCAGCGGTGCCGCGTAGTGATCAGGCAAGTACCCTATGTACATGCCACTTAACAGCAAATGCAAAATACCCTCTTGGTCGTACACGGTGGCTGCGCGTTTTAGCCCCAATTTATGGGCTTCTTCCATGTTGGGCGAGTGATAACCGAGGCCCGCGTAACGGCACGCCAACAGCGCAGAGGCCTTGGGGGCCTTTACCGCAAACAGCGGGTGGCTGGCACCGCAGTAAAGGTGCATAGCCTCCGAAAACAGCGGCGCATAAGACAAACTCGCCGAGGCCCGGTGCCTGGGAATTACCCCACACTGAAAGCGCCCCTCAATAACCCCACGCTCTATTTCATTGAGTGGCTCTACATATATTTCAACGTCTACATCCGGCGCCTGCTCGGTAAAGGCGGCAATGGCCTCCGGCAGATGACAATTGGGGTTGGTGGCGGTTTTATCAAACAGGGCCAGCGTCAGCGTGCCCGAAAGGCGCTGCTTGAGATCGTTTACATCCGCCCGGAATTCATCCAGCGCGCCAAGGGTACGCAGCGCAGATTGATACACCTTGCGGCCCTCCGGCGTTAGCCCGAAGCCACTGCGCCCGCGCCGGCACAGGGTAAGGCCCAGGCGGCTCTCCAAATCTTTGAGGTGGCGGGAAATGGTAGAGCGCCCGATATTGAGCTCAAGCTCGGCGGCCGACACACCACCACTCTCTGCCACCACCCGAAATACCCGCAGCAGGCGGATGTCGGTATCGGCCAACTGCCCCAACAGGGCCTTTTGTTTCATAAGCTTCACACTTTAATTGGATATGTTGCGATTTATACAACTTAACAGGCCCGCTACATTAGCGCCATATTTCTATTGCATTGCGAGCACACCATGACCCAACTAAACCTCGATGCACACTGGATGCCCTTCTCCGGCAACCGCGAGTTCAAGCGCAACCCCCGCATGATCCGAAGTGCCGAAGGCGCCTATTTCACCAGCACCGATGGCCGTAAGATTTTTGATGGCCTGTCTGGCCTATGGACCTGTGGCCTGGGCCACTGCCGCACTGAAATCAGCGATGCCATCGCCAAGCAGGCACGTACCCTCGACTACAGCCCAGCCTTCCAGTTTGGCCACGAGCAGTCTTTTGAGCTGGCCAATAAAGTGGTCTCGCTCATGCCTGAAGGCTTAAACCACGTGTTTTTCACGGGCTCAGGCTCAGAAAGCGCCGACACCGCGCTTAAAATGGCGCGCGCCTACTGGCGCAAAAAGGGCCAGGCAAGCAAAACCCGACTCATTGGCCGCGCCAAGGGCTATCACGGGGTCAACTTTGGCGGCATCAGCGTGGGGGGCATTGGCCCGAACCGGGCGCTCTACGGCGACCTATTGGCCACCGATCACCTGCCCCACACCCAACTTGCCAATCAACCCTTCGTGAAAGGCATGCCTGAACAAGGCGCCGAACTGGCCAACGAGCTGCTAGACATCATCGCCCTGCACGATGCCTCTAACATTGCCGCAGTAATTGTTGAGCCCTTCGCGGGCTCGGCCGGGGTGATCATTCCGCCCAAAGGCTACTTGCAGCGGCTGCGCGAGATTTGCGATCAACACAATATTTTGCTGATTTTTGATGAAGTCATCACCGCCTTCGGGCGCTGCGGCGGCATGACCGGTGCCGAAGTATTCGGGGTGACGCCCGACTTGCTGAACGTGGCCAAGCAGCTCACCAACGGCGCGGTTCCCATGGGCGCGGTGATTGCCAAAAGCGAAATTTATAACGCCTTTATGGAAGCCGGCGGCCCAGACTACATGGTGGAATTCCCCCACGGTTATACCTACTCGGCCCACCCCCTGGCCTGCGCTGCGGGCATTGCCGCGCTCGATGTTTTGCAAAAGGACAAGCTGCCCCAGCGTGTGGCGGAGCTTGCGCCATATTTTGAAAACCAATTGCACCAACTGAGAGATCGCCCGCACGTAGCCGGCATTCGCAACTTCGGTTTCGCCGGCGCGCTGAGCCTCGCCCACTACCCGGGCGAGCCCGCCCGACGCCCCTATGAAATTGCCATGGCCATGTGGGCCAAGGGTTTCTACGTGCGCTACGGCGGCGACACCATCCAGCTTGGCCTGCCATTCATTACCGAAAAAGCAGAGATCGATGCCCTGCTAAACGCCCTGGCAGACACGCTCACTGAAAACACATAATCAGCCCATTTAATTCACACATTTCACGTAACAGGATCACACAATGAGCGTCATCGGACACATCATTAACGGCGAACACATTCAAGGCGAAGGCCGCACCCAGGCGGTGTACAACCCCGCCACCGGCACCGCCGAAGGCACCGTTCAACTGGCAGATACCGCCACTGTAAAGCACGCCATCAGCGTGGCCGAGGCGGCCTTTCCCGCCTGGCGCAACACCCCGCCATTGAAGCGCGCCCGGGTGATGTTCAAGTTCAAGGATCTGCTGGAACAACACGCCGATAAAATCTGTGAACTCATAACCGATGAGCACGGCAAGGTGCTCAACGATGCCATGGGCGAGCTGCAGCGCGGCATTGAAAACGTTGAATACGCCACCGCCGCACCAGAGCTGCTAAAGGGTGAGCACAGCAAAAATGCAGGCCCGGCCATTGATGCCTGGAGTGAATTCCAACCGCTCGGCGTGGTGGCGGCCATCACGCCGTTTAACTTCCCCGCCATGGTGCCCCTGTGGATGTGGCCCATGGCCGTGGTGTGTGGCAACTGCGTGGTGCTAAAGCCCTCCGAGCGCGCCCCGAGCGCGGTTAAATACATCGTAGAGCTCGCCCACGAAGCCGGCCTACCCAAGGGCGTGCTGAACCTGGTTAATGGCGACAAAGAAGCGGTAGACACGCTCCTGCAAGATCGCCGCGTGCAAGCGGTCAGCTTTGTGGGTTCAACCCCCATTGCCGAGTATGTGTACACCGAAGGCAACAAGCACGGCAAGCGCGTGCAGGCCTTGGGCGGCGCTAAAAACCACGCAATTGTGATGCCCGATGCCGACATGGAAAACACCATCAGCGCACTCATTGGCGCAGCCTTTGGCTCTTGCGGCGAGCGCTGCATGGCAATCTCTGTGGCCGTGGCCGTAGGCGATGAAGCTGCCAACAAGCTCGTAAGCGGCCTGCAAGCGGCCATGGCGAGCATCAAAACCGGCACCGGGCGCGACAACAGCAACGACATGGGGCCACTCATTACCGGCGAGCATCGCAACAAGGTGCGCCAATATGTGGACGACGGCGTAGCCGAAGGCGCGACTCTGGTAGTAGACGGGCGCGATCTCTCGGTTAGCGAGCACCCCAACGGCTTCTTTATGGGCCCTTGTCTGTTCGACAATGTGCGCCCGAACATGCGTATTTACCGCGAAGAAATTTTCGGCCCGGTACTGTGCGTAGTAAGGGTGGATACCATGGAGCAGGCCATGCAGCTCATCAACGATCACGAGTTCGGCAATGGCACCTGTATTTTCACCCGCGACGGCGAGGCCGCGCGCTACTTCAGCGACCACATTCAAGTGGGCATGGTAGGCATTAACGTACCGCTACCTGTGCCGATGGCTTTCCACAGCTTTGGCGGTTGGAAGCGCTCGCTGTTTGGCGACCTCAGCGCCTACGGCCCCGATGCCGTGCGCTTTTACACGCGCCGCAAAACCATCACCCAGCGCTGGCCCTCATCGGGCGTGCGTGAAGGCGCCCAGTTTACCTTCCCAAGCTGATTGGCCACCTGCTCACCCCTTAGCCACACCGTGCACACTTTGTGCGCGGTGTGGATTAACGGTTTTACCCGCACTGCCGCCCCGCTATAATCCCCGCCTCTGTTTTTGCGCCCACCGCGCCCCTGCCCGAAGGACAACACCGTGTTTAGCAAGGCCCGCGCCTTTGAAGCCATCGATGCCATTAACGCCCAAGACCCAAAGCAGGAAACCGTTAACGGTGAAAGCCTGCCGGCGGCGCTGCTATACGGCCAGCGCATGTCGGCACGATTGGCCAGCTTTCAGCCCGAGGCAAGCCTGGCGCTGGCCATTGCCTGCCGCGCCCAGCACATAGAGCGCTGGATAATCCCGCGCACCGATTACCCAATGGATCGCGGTGGCTACCACCGCTGGCGCACAGCCCTTGGCCGCCACCACGCCGAGCGCACCCAGGCACTGGTTGCAGAATTAGGCGCAGACACCGCGCTCATAGACACCCTGGGCCAGCTGCTGCGCAAAGAGGCTCTCAAACAAAACCCGCAAACCCAGGCGCTGGAAGATGTTGCCTGCCTCGTTTTTATTGAACATTACCTGCAGCCCTTCAGCGAGCAGCACGACGAAGCCAAGCTCGTCAGCATCATCCAGAAAACCTGGCGCAAAATGTCTGCCGCAGGCCAAGCAGCGGCACTGGCGCTGCCATTACACCCAACCGTTGCGCCAATTATTAAAAAGGCGCTGAACGGAGCTGACGGTGCTGCTTAAACACCTGCACCTAAGTCTGGCGTTGCTTTCGGTTAGCGGCTTTTTTATACGCGGCATCTGGCACTTGCAAGCTGCGCGCTACCTGCACCTCCGGGCCACCCGCATTGCGCCCCACGTGATTGATTTCGCGCTGTTGCTCACAGCCCTGGGCCTGCTTTACCAATACCAGTGGCAGCCCTGGGGCAGCCCGTGGCTTACGGCAAAACTGCTGGCGCTGCTGGCCTATATCGGGCTGGGTGTGCTGGCGTTTCGCTTTGCCAAAACCCGTTCCCTGCAGTTTTCTGCGTGGCTGGGGGCGCTGGCCTGTGCCGCCTACATTGTGGCAGTAGCCATTACCAAGAGCCCGACGCCCTTCCTTTAATTATTCACACTTTGTTGGACACACCATGTGGTTTAAAAACTTACAAATCTATCGCATCAGCGAGGGTTACGACCTCAATCTTGCAACACTCAGTGATGCACTGGCTGAACAAGCCTTTACGCCCTGCTCGCAGCAAGAAATGACCAAATCCGGCTGGGTTTCGCCACTGGGCAAACACGCTACGGAACTTGCCCACGTGGCGCAAAATGCGGCATTGATTACCCTGCGCAAGGAAGAGAAAGTCATTCCCGCAGCCGTGCTGCGCGACATGGTAGAAGACAAAGCCCAGCAAATTGAAGCCGCCGAAGAGCGCCGGGTTTACCGCAAAGAAAAAGAGCAGATGAAAGAAGAGATTCTGTTCGAATGCCTGCCCCGCGCCTTGCGCAAAAGCCGCCGCACCCATGCGCTGATCGACCTGGAGCTTGGGCTGATCATTGTGGATGCCTCAAGCCCCGCGCGCGCCGAAGAGCTGATTACCCTGCTGCGCCAAACCTTGGGTTCGCTACCGCTATCACTTATGCAATACGAATACTCGCCCGCCGTGCAAATGACCGAGTGGGTAGCGGGCAACAACCTGCCAGATGTCTGGGCACTGGAACACGAGTGCGAACTGCGCGAGAGCGGCGAAGACGGCGCCATTATCAAATGCAAACGCCACGATTTGGCCTGTGAAGAGATCCAGCAACACCTGCAGGCGGGCAAGCAGGTGGTTCAGCTGGCGCTTAACTGGCAACAACAGCTCACCTTCCTACTTACCCACGAAGGCCATATCAAGCGGTTGGGCTTTGGCGATGAGCTAAAGCAGGAAGCCCAAGACAGCGGCGGCGACCAACTGGCACTGCTTGACAGCGAATTTGCGCTCATGACCTTAACCCTGCGGCGTTTTCTGCCAGACCTTGCCCAAGCACTCGGCGGCCACAAAGCCGAAGCCGTGTAAGTTTTTGTAAAACCTGGCAATGGCGGCAGTTAGTACCCCATTGCCAGCTAATGCTAAGGTATTAACCGGGTTTTGGATTCGATCACAAGACTAATGGCACAGAGCTCACAAAACAGACTATTGACTTAGTTAAAAACTTGACGTATACCATGCAAGGTGATTCTAAAAATAACGCAAAAGCATAAAAACTACGGCGGCTAATCATGAAAAAGATCATTCTTGCTCTCGGACTCTTGGGGCTTTTTGCAGCTCCTGCGACCCTGGCTTGCGACGAAGCTTGCCAAAGGGAAAAGGCTGCAAAAAACACCGGACAAGACTTCCCCAGTTACTTAACCTGGAAATACTGTGAAGGTATTGCCGGCGAATTCATGACATCTACCATGAAAAGCCTGCAAAGCTACACAGAGGAACACCTTGACGTAACCCGTCGCCGGGGCATGCGCAACACCAAAAGCTACCTCGAACAGCGCAAAGACTGGCTAAACGAGTGCGACAGCTACATGGCTGCCACGGGCAAAGGCCGCATTTTCCGCGATGACAAAACCACTAAGAACATCATGGCCGCCATCGACAGTGTCAATGCCGAGCTGGATTCACTTCTTAAAGGGGTGACCTACGCCAACGAAGGCGGTGACGACACCCAGGTTGCGCAAACCAAGTTTGATGAACTCTTTACCCTGGTAGACAACCACAAGAATCTACTGCTGATGAAGGGTTACATGATTACCTCGCGCTAAGGCAGGTAATCACCCAACGAAAAACGCCAGCTTATGCTGGCGTTTTTGTTTCTGACTTGCGCTTGATCGACAATACCGGCCGATCCACATTGGATTTTGGCATGGCGGGCTTGGGCCTTGGGGCGGCTTTCTGCTTGGCCGCACGGGCAATAGCTTCAACGCCCAATCGCAATAATCGCGCCTGATCGATCACGCTTAAGCCCTGGGGGAACTTTCCGGGGTTCACGCCCTGTGGATCGCGGGGATTACCGTCCACTGTAATCGTGAAGCCGCTGCTGTGCTTGGCCGACTGGCCATCTGGGCCTACTACCCAATCTTCAAAATCCATGAGTACCACTACCTTCCTAAATATCCCTTACTGCCCGACCCTGAACGCTCGCGAGCGCGGCAATCAGTTTGCTCGAACCACCCTACCGGCTTCAATAAAGAGGCGCATTACACCATAAAATTGCCGCAATAGGATACTAAACCTTCGTTCAGGCTGCTGTGCGCGATATCCCATTGCGCGCGGCCTCAGGGCTTGGGCCTTATCAGCTCATCCAGCAGTGTTGGGTCGTCAAAGTGACGCCGGCCGGTAAAGGCCACGGCGTGATGGCCCGGCGCGCGATGACTGCCGGTTGCCGGCACACCCATGGGCCAGAAAAACAGCGCTTCACTACGGCCGGATTCAGGCACAACGCCACGGGCATCAAACACCGCCCAATACTGCCGCACGGCCTCGGAAAAGCGGCTGTAAATGCCGACGCCAGCCCACTGCACAGGCGCAACGCCCAACTGCACGAAGGTACCATTTACAGGCCCATTTCCAACACCCAGCAGCGCATGGTCATTTTCGCTGAGATACACCACCGGCCCCTCGCCCAAGGCAAGCTCGCCACCCACGAAATGCGGCTCCTGCCAGAAATCCTCATTGGGCACGCTCTGGTAACCCTTAGCCGGGTAAAGCTGATACCAGCAACCACAGGTATGCATGGCGTCATAGGCAATGGGGCGCCCATCGGCGGCCAGATGCACACGCCAATGAATGCCATCCAGGGTGCCTGCCAATACATCCAACGGCCCCTTTGCCGGGCGCTCGGCAAACCAGATTTGGTAATTAAGCTGCAGCACGGGCGCGCCCTCAAACCGCCCAAGGCTCGGGTAGACATACATCAATGGCTGCCCGGTATTAAACTCAAGCAGGCCGTTATCAGTGCGCCCAAGGCGGCCCGGCATATTGGCACCGGCCACCGCGGCGGGGCTATCGGCCACAGCAAACACCGGCGCCCAGCGTGAAAACAAGCTGCTCCAAGCGGCCACATCGGCAGGTAAACCCTCGCCTACCAGCGCCCTGGCCGAAAAGAGAGCCGAGAAGTGCGCGGAAGCCGTGAAACTCTCGCGGACGAAATTTGCCTTGAAATAGCGCCACTCAGCAGCTGCAGGGGAAAAGTCCGCTTGCTGCCTGGCCATGTGGTTAAGCTCGCCTTCAACGCCTGCCAGAAACGCCAAGCGCGTGAGTGGGTAGAGCCCAATGGCGCGCAGGCCGGTGCGGTATTCATCGGGTATGGTGGTGGCAGTTTTCAGGGCTGCCCAGCTAGGGGTATCCCCCGCAATTGAAGCGAGCACGGGCGCCATGCATGCCGGCACCTCAAGTTGCAATGCCTCGCTCGCCAAGAGGTTGGCCCACTGCAACCAATGCAGCCGCTCGGCTTGGGTTGCCGCCGAATCAAAACGCGCGGCAAGGTCGCGGTTCACGCGCAAAAAAGGTGCGCCTTTAACCTCAAAATACGGCGTGTATTGGCGCTGTTTTAGCGCCTCTGTAAAGGGGGCAATACAGGTTTGATGATTGGTGGCCACCAGGCGCACAGGCTGTGGCGCACAGGCGCTGAGGAGGCCGGCCAACAGACCGACCAGTGCGAGAATACGGCTACTTTGCCGCCTGTTGGCGCGCTTTGGCACGTTGCTGGCGCTCCGTTGGTGCGCGGCCTATGTGGGCTTCATTGCGTTGCTTGGCCAATTCAATCTGGCGCTGACGCTCCTCAAAACGGCGGCGCTGCTCATCGGTGAGCAGGTGGTGGCAGCGCGGGCAACAAACGCCCTGCTCGAAGGTGCTGGCCTGCTTATCAGCCTCGGTTATGGGGTGGCGGCAACCGTGGCAAAGGTCGTAACTGCCGCGCTCTAGTGCATGATTCACCGCCACGCGGTTGTCGAACACATAACACTCGCCCTGCCACAGCGATTCAGACTCGGGCACCTTTTCAAGGTAATTGAGAATGCCGCCTTTGAGGTGGTACACCTCGTCAAACCCCTGCGATTTCAAAAGCGCCGTGGATTTCTCACAGCGGATACCGCCAGTGCAGAACATGGCCACTTTCTTGTGCTTGGCAGGGTCCAGGGTTTGTTTGATGTACTCGGGAAAGTCGCGAAAGCTCTCGGTTTTCGGATCTATGGCGCCCTTGAAGCTGCCCACTTCATACTCGTAGTAGTTGCGGGTATCTATAACCGTAACCTCCGGATCGCTGATCAGCGCGTTCCAGTCTTCGGGCTCCACGTAGGTGCCCACCACTTCCAGCGGGTCTATGCCGGGCACGCCCATGGTCACAATCTCTTTTTTGAGTTTGACCTTGGTGCGATAAAAAGGCATTTCCTCCTCAAAGGACTCCTTGGAATCGAGTTCCGCGAAGGCGGGCTTAGCCTTGAGGTACAACAGCAAATCATCAATGGCCGCGCGAGTACCGGCAACAGTGCCGTTAATGCCCTCAGAGGCCAGCAACAAGGTGCCTTTTACCCCCAAGCGCGTCATCTCTTCCAGCAAGGGCTCACGCAAATCGCGGTAATTGGGCAGGGTTACGAACTTGTAAAGCGCGCACACAACGTAAGACATGAAATACAACCATCAATAACTATCAAAAAGCAGCCGCGCATTGTAGTGACTGCTCAAATACTGCACAACCGGCAATTCAGCCCGCCTTGCTGCCACCCAGGCACTTGGGTGAATCAGGCGCAGCCGCGCCCTGCCACTGGCCGGGCGACCAGGTATGCAAGGCCAGCGCGTGAATCTCGCCCATTATCTCGCCCAGGGCGCCATACACCAGCTGGTGTTGCTGCACCAGTCGTTTACCCTCGAACGCCGCTGCCACCAACTGCACCTTAAAGTGCGATTCAGAGCCAGGCGGCACATTGTGCATGTGGCTTTCGTTTTCTATACGCAACATTTGCGGGCTAAAGGCCCGGGTAAGCGCTTGTTCAATTCGGGCCTGCATTGGCCCTTGGGGCAATGTTGGCTGGCTTGGGTGATCTGGCATAGGGGTTCTACAACTCTGCTGTTTGCGTGTTTGCCGGGTGCTAGTTGGCGCGTGCAAAAACCTGCGCATGGGGCACCCGCGCGGGCAGTATTATACCCCCTCCCCTTATTAACGCGCAGCGCCCACACAAGACCCGCCCAAGTGTGAACTGGTCGAGGTTTTTTGAGCGCCGTCAAGATTTAAGATAAAAGTACCAATATGGCGCAATAAACACGCTATGATTTCGGGTGCCACGAGCACAAACGCTAAAAATGACCCTAATGGGGCCAGCAGGGGAATACGCAACATGAGCGATCAAAAGCCGGCATTGTTTATTGAGCGCCGCCACGGGCGCGACAGACGCAAAGAGCCAGACAGCTGCAAATCATTGCCCATAGACCTCTACCACCGCAAGCGCCGCAAGAACCCCGATCGCCGCACGCCCGGCCGCACCCTGGCCGAGCACATCAACGCCTTTTACGAAAACCAAAGCCATACCTGCGACACCCACTAGCCCGAAGCTACCGGGTAGTGGGGAAAGCGGGCAAAAAAATCCTTCACATCAAATTGCCGGCGCACCTGGGCATAATAATCCTGGTGACGATGGCGGTGAGAGTTATGACCCTCGTATTGCAAATGATCAAGGCAGGCACTGCACACCGCCCGCTCCGCCAAATTACCGGCCCCAATATGCACCCACTCATCCGGCGGGAATTTATCGCACCAACACAGGTGATAGTCGCTAAAGCCTTCCACCCACACAATCACCCGTGCATTTTTAAAAGCCACTGTGTGATCTAGCAATTTATTCAGTGCAACCCTGGGCACCCTGAGGCCCGCACCTGCCAATTCAACACGCTCTATGCCCGTTAAATGCAGCCGCGGGTCAAAAAACTCAAACTGCCCCAGCCGGCTTGCGCCCATTTTTTCACGCAATAAAGTAAGCGGCGGAAAATCAGCAAAATCCGGCAGTTTCACGGGCTTACATCCTGCAATATGGTGGCAATGCGTCCGTCGGCATCGGTGCGCACGCGAAATTCAACCCGGCGCGAACGGGCATCGTCTTCCACGCCATTGGCATTTAATACGGGCTTTGAAGACGACAAGCCATTGGCCGTAAGGTGCGCCGTCAGCCAGGCCTTTTCAGGCGCCACACTGTTGAGCGCCAACACATAACCCAATGCCGAGCGGGTGCGCGCCTGAGACAGCGCCATATTGCGGATGTAGGCCTCATCGGGCGAGGTATCTAGGCCCCAGTCGCTGGAGGTGTGGCCTTCTATGCGCACCTCCAGAATATCCTGCCGGTATTTGGGCTGGGTAAGAATGGCCACATAACGCGGAAAAAAGTCTGCCAGAATATCTGAAAACGCGGGGTTGAGATCAGCCTCACCACGGTCGAACAACAACTCGGTATTGTAAAAGCGTAAACTCAAATCGCGATTTAATTCCGCGCCCCACTTTGGTAAATCGTCGGCAAACTCGCGGTGTAAATCTTCATAAAGCTGGGTGCGCAGGCGATCGTATAAAATCGCCACGTCTTT
This genomic stretch from Simiduia sp. 21SJ11W-1 harbors:
- a CDS encoding acyl-CoA thioesterase II, producing the protein MSNPLLNILDIEQLDLNLFRSRQHQENHRHHLFGGQVLGQSLMAAARTVEGRMPHSMHAYFMRAGVSDIPVIYDVDPIRDGGSFTTRRVVARQRGRAIFNMSCSFHIEEPGFEHQMSLATMPPGPDDLPKTSFVKADAQAGSSDVHAMYFDLRSAQPDMYTSTEAFAPTSEFWMRSVAKLPDDPLLHCAALAYASDIGLMATSTLPHATSIMSPELMPASIDHAMWFHRDFRIDNWLLYSTDSPWAGGARGLNRGLVYDQQGRLVASTMQEGLIRPIKPR
- a CDS encoding LysR family transcriptional regulator, with product MKQKALLGQLADTDIRLLRVFRVVAESGGVSAAELELNIGRSTISRHLKDLESRLGLTLCRRGRSGFGLTPEGRKVYQSALRTLGALDEFRADVNDLKQRLSGTLTLALFDKTATNPNCHLPEAIAAFTEQAPDVDVEIYVEPLNEIERGVIEGRFQCGVIPRHRASASLSYAPLFSEAMHLYCGASHPLFAVKAPKASALLACRYAGLGYHSPNMEEAHKLGLKRAATVYDQEGILHLLLSGMYIGYLPDHYAAPLVAAGRLRRIEHEDFNYQCQFEAIWRLSPRPARLLNLFLECLAQVHAGA
- a CDS encoding aspartate aminotransferase family protein codes for the protein MTQLNLDAHWMPFSGNREFKRNPRMIRSAEGAYFTSTDGRKIFDGLSGLWTCGLGHCRTEISDAIAKQARTLDYSPAFQFGHEQSFELANKVVSLMPEGLNHVFFTGSGSESADTALKMARAYWRKKGQASKTRLIGRAKGYHGVNFGGISVGGIGPNRALYGDLLATDHLPHTQLANQPFVKGMPEQGAELANELLDIIALHDASNIAAVIVEPFAGSAGVIIPPKGYLQRLREICDQHNILLIFDEVITAFGRCGGMTGAEVFGVTPDLLNVAKQLTNGAVPMGAVIAKSEIYNAFMEAGGPDYMVEFPHGYTYSAHPLACAAGIAALDVLQKDKLPQRVAELAPYFENQLHQLRDRPHVAGIRNFGFAGALSLAHYPGEPARRPYEIAMAMWAKGFYVRYGGDTIQLGLPFITEKAEIDALLNALADTLTENT
- a CDS encoding CoA-acylating methylmalonate-semialdehyde dehydrogenase translates to MSVIGHIINGEHIQGEGRTQAVYNPATGTAEGTVQLADTATVKHAISVAEAAFPAWRNTPPLKRARVMFKFKDLLEQHADKICELITDEHGKVLNDAMGELQRGIENVEYATAAPELLKGEHSKNAGPAIDAWSEFQPLGVVAAITPFNFPAMVPLWMWPMAVVCGNCVVLKPSERAPSAVKYIVELAHEAGLPKGVLNLVNGDKEAVDTLLQDRRVQAVSFVGSTPIAEYVYTEGNKHGKRVQALGGAKNHAIVMPDADMENTISALIGAAFGSCGERCMAISVAVAVGDEAANKLVSGLQAAMASIKTGTGRDNSNDMGPLITGEHRNKVRQYVDDGVAEGATLVVDGRDLSVSEHPNGFFMGPCLFDNVRPNMRIYREEIFGPVLCVVRVDTMEQAMQLINDHEFGNGTCIFTRDGEAARYFSDHIQVGMVGINVPLPVPMAFHSFGGWKRSLFGDLSAYGPDAVRFYTRRKTITQRWPSSGVREGAQFTFPS
- a CDS encoding DUF4202 domain-containing protein, whose protein sequence is MFSKARAFEAIDAINAQDPKQETVNGESLPAALLYGQRMSARLASFQPEASLALAIACRAQHIERWIIPRTDYPMDRGGYHRWRTALGRHHAERTQALVAELGADTALIDTLGQLLRKEALKQNPQTQALEDVACLVFIEHYLQPFSEQHDEAKLVSIIQKTWRKMSAAGQAAALALPLHPTVAPIIKKALNGADGAA
- a CDS encoding SirB2 family protein — its product is MLLKHLHLSLALLSVSGFFIRGIWHLQAARYLHLRATRIAPHVIDFALLLTALGLLYQYQWQPWGSPWLTAKLLALLAYIGLGVLAFRFAKTRSLQFSAWLGALACAAYIVAVAITKSPTPFL
- the rdgC gene encoding recombination-associated protein RdgC, translating into MWFKNLQIYRISEGYDLNLATLSDALAEQAFTPCSQQEMTKSGWVSPLGKHATELAHVAQNAALITLRKEEKVIPAAVLRDMVEDKAQQIEAAEERRVYRKEKEQMKEEILFECLPRALRKSRRTHALIDLELGLIIVDASSPARAEELITLLRQTLGSLPLSLMQYEYSPAVQMTEWVAGNNLPDVWALEHECELRESGEDGAIIKCKRHDLACEEIQQHLQAGKQVVQLALNWQQQLTFLLTHEGHIKRLGFGDELKQEAQDSGGDQLALLDSEFALMTLTLRRFLPDLAQALGGHKAEAV
- a CDS encoding rhodanese-related sulfurtransferase; the protein is MSYVVCALYKFVTLPNYRDLREPLLEEMTRLGVKGTLLLASEGINGTVAGTRAAIDDLLLYLKAKPAFAELDSKESFEEEMPFYRTKVKLKKEIVTMGVPGIDPLEVVGTYVEPEDWNALISDPEVTVIDTRNYYEYEVGSFKGAIDPKTESFRDFPEYIKQTLDPAKHKKVAMFCTGGIRCEKSTALLKSQGFDEVYHLKGGILNYLEKVPESESLWQGECYVFDNRVAVNHALERGSYDLCHGCRHPITEADKQASTFEQGVCCPRCHHLLTDEQRRRFEERQRQIELAKQRNEAHIGRAPTERQQRAKARQQAAK